A genomic region of Streptomyces rimosus contains the following coding sequences:
- the trmD gene encoding tRNA (guanosine(37)-N1)-methyltransferase TrmD: MRLDIITIFPEYLEPLNVSLVGKARARGQLDVRIHDLRDWAHDKHNTVDDTPYGGGPGMVMKPEPWGEALDSVIDSQEGEPVIVVPTPSGRPFTQQLAVELSEKPWLVFTPARYEGIDRRVIEEYGDRVDVREVSIGDYVLAGGEAPVLVMVEAIARLLPGVLGNSASHQDDSFAPGAMADLLEGPVYTKPPEWRGRGIPEVLLSGHHGKIARWRRDEAFRRTDRNRPDLIERADPAAFDKKDRETLSILGWAEGTDGRFGRTHDAVEE, from the coding sequence ATGCGGCTCGACATCATCACGATCTTCCCGGAGTACCTGGAACCGCTCAACGTCTCCCTGGTCGGCAAGGCACGCGCCCGCGGCCAGCTGGACGTGCGCATCCACGACCTGCGGGACTGGGCCCACGACAAGCACAACACCGTCGACGACACCCCGTACGGCGGCGGCCCCGGCATGGTCATGAAGCCCGAGCCGTGGGGCGAGGCGCTGGACTCGGTCATCGACTCCCAAGAGGGCGAGCCGGTCATCGTCGTCCCCACGCCGAGCGGCCGGCCCTTCACCCAGCAGCTCGCCGTCGAGCTCTCCGAGAAGCCCTGGCTGGTCTTCACCCCGGCGCGCTACGAGGGCATCGACCGCCGCGTCATCGAGGAGTACGGCGACCGCGTCGACGTCCGCGAGGTCTCCATCGGCGACTACGTCCTCGCGGGCGGCGAGGCCCCGGTGCTGGTCATGGTCGAGGCCATCGCCCGGCTGCTGCCCGGCGTGCTGGGCAATTCGGCCTCCCACCAGGACGACTCCTTCGCACCCGGCGCGATGGCGGACCTCCTGGAGGGGCCGGTTTACACGAAGCCGCCCGAGTGGCGCGGCCGCGGCATCCCCGAGGTGCTGCTCAGCGGCCACCACGGCAAGATCGCCCGCTGGCGCCGCGACGAGGCGTTCCGCCGTACCGACCGCAACCGCCCCGACCTCATCGAGCGCGCCGACCCGGCCGCCTTCGACAAGAAGGACCGCGAAACCCTCTCGATCCTGGGCTGGGCCGAGGGAACGGACGGTCGATTTGGGCGTACGCACGACGCCGTGGAAGAATAG
- the rpsP gene encoding 30S ribosomal protein S16: protein MAVKIKLKRLGKIRAPHYRIIIADSRTRRDGRAIEEIGLYHPVQNPSRIEVDSERVQYWLGVGAQPTEPVLAILKVTGDWQKFKGLPAPAPMKVAEPKADKSALFEALAKDAGDEPKGEAITPKAKKADKKADEAEAESTSESTES, encoded by the coding sequence GTGGCAGTCAAGATCAAGCTGAAGCGTCTGGGCAAGATCCGCGCGCCTCACTACCGCATCATCATCGCCGACTCCCGTACCCGCCGTGACGGCCGGGCCATCGAGGAGATCGGTCTGTACCACCCGGTGCAGAACCCCTCGCGCATCGAGGTCGACTCCGAGCGTGTCCAGTACTGGCTGGGTGTCGGCGCGCAGCCGACCGAGCCCGTTCTGGCCATCCTCAAGGTCACCGGCGACTGGCAGAAGTTCAAGGGCCTGCCGGCCCCGGCGCCGATGAAGGTCGCGGAGCCGAAGGCTGACAAGAGCGCCCTGTTCGAGGCCCTGGCCAAGGACGCCGGCGACGAGCCGAAGGGTGAGGCGATCACCCCGAAGGCGAAGAAGGCTGACAAGAAGGCGGACGAGGCCGAGGCCGAGTCCACCTCCGAGTCGACCGAGTCCTGA
- the rplS gene encoding 50S ribosomal protein L19: MNLLDSVDSASLRSDIPAFRPGDTVNVHVRVIEGNRSRVQQFKGVVIRRQGAGVRETFTVRKVSFSVGVERTFPVHTPIVEKIELVTRGDVRRAKLYYLRELRGKAAKIKEKRDS; this comes from the coding sequence ATGAACCTCCTCGACTCCGTCGACTCCGCGTCGCTGCGCAGCGACATCCCGGCCTTCCGCCCGGGTGACACCGTCAACGTCCACGTGCGCGTCATCGAGGGCAACCGCTCCCGTGTGCAGCAGTTCAAGGGCGTTGTCATCCGCCGCCAGGGCGCCGGCGTGCGCGAGACCTTCACGGTCCGCAAGGTCAGCTTCTCCGTCGGCGTCGAGCGCACCTTCCCCGTGCACACCCCGATCGTCGAGAAGATCGAGCTGGTGACCCGCGGTGACGTGCGTCGCGCCAAGCTGTACTACCTCCGTGAGCTGCGCGGCAAGGCCGCGAAGATCAAGGAGAAGCGCGACAGCTGA
- a CDS encoding alanine racemase: protein MFLDTVLARNLRLVDCAAELHRTGAVEPDTYVVDLDAVEANAALLAKAARRQGLGLWFVAKQIGRNPELVQAVALHLPRFAAIDVREARTLHAAGAQAGNVGHLVQTPHRALPEMLAWCPEAVTVFDLANARAVSDAAHKLGCVQDVLVRIEGAPGTVHPGQEGGVPLSGLEGFAAEAERMPGIRLAGATAFPCVQCEPGSGQPRPTATFELARQAQALLTERGHTELKLSAPGVTCAATLPMLAGLGATHGEPGHALTGTTPLHAIDPQQPERPAYVYVTEVAHLLADGRPALHGGGFYPRSGVKSALIPRTGARLAVQTAPAENIDYYRLLASGDARPGDTAVLAFRTQIFVTRSTVAVVAGLGAGSPRLTGCYDALGRPLPEAAGGKGAGGP from the coding sequence GTGTTCCTCGACACCGTTCTCGCACGCAACCTGCGGCTGGTCGACTGCGCAGCCGAGCTGCACCGCACCGGCGCGGTGGAGCCCGACACGTACGTCGTGGATCTGGACGCCGTCGAGGCCAATGCCGCGTTGCTGGCGAAGGCGGCGAGGCGGCAGGGCCTCGGCCTGTGGTTTGTGGCCAAGCAGATCGGGCGCAACCCCGAGCTGGTCCAGGCCGTCGCGCTGCATCTCCCCCGTTTCGCCGCCATCGACGTGCGCGAAGCCCGCACTCTGCACGCGGCGGGCGCGCAGGCCGGAAATGTGGGCCACCTGGTGCAGACTCCCCACCGTGCGCTGCCCGAGATGCTTGCCTGGTGCCCCGAGGCGGTCACCGTATTCGATCTGGCCAACGCCCGTGCCGTCTCGGATGCCGCGCACAAACTGGGCTGCGTACAGGACGTTCTGGTACGGATCGAGGGCGCGCCCGGCACGGTCCATCCGGGACAGGAAGGTGGCGTGCCGCTCAGTGGTCTGGAGGGCTTCGCGGCCGAGGCGGAGCGAATGCCCGGCATCCGCCTGGCCGGAGCCACCGCGTTCCCGTGCGTCCAGTGCGAACCCGGGTCTGGGCAGCCGCGTCCCACCGCCACCTTCGAACTGGCCCGTCAGGCCCAAGCCTTGCTGACCGAACGCGGACACACAGAACTGAAGCTGAGCGCGCCCGGCGTCACCTGCGCGGCCACCTTGCCCATGCTCGCGGGGCTGGGCGCCACGCATGGCGAACCCGGCCACGCCCTCACCGGCACCACCCCTCTGCACGCCATCGACCCGCAGCAGCCGGAGCGGCCCGCGTATGTATACGTCACCGAGGTCGCGCACCTCCTCGCCGACGGTCGGCCCGCACTCCACGGCGGCGGCTTCTACCCCCGTTCCGGCGTCAAGTCGGCGTTGATCCCCCGGACCGGCGCCCGGCTCGCCGTCCAGACGGCTCCTGCCGAGAACATCGACTACTACCGACTGCTGGCTTCCGGGGATGCCCGTCCCGGTGACACCGCCGTCCTGGCGTTCCGTACGCAGATCTTCGTCACCCGTAGCACCGTCGCCGTCGTCGCCGGCCTTGGCGCCGGCAGCCCGCGGTTGACCGGCTGCTACGACGCGCTCGGCCGGCCGCTTCCGGAGGCCGCGGGCGGGAAAGGGGCGGGTGGACCATGA
- a CDS encoding phosphotriesterase family protein — MNSLLRTVTGPLSVTAVRGPVLAHEHLALDLSRPTDRTASLTARHALAVADELAGLRRQFGLSLVVELTCRGMGRDPAALARISWASGVAVVAGTGWYHEAFHPAEVAGASVEELADRLVEEIEGGMGADGPSPGVIGEVGSHGDRPSEPEVRTLTAAARAAVATGLSLATHAQLGRGGLAQLEVLTAAGLEPRRISVGHQDLFDDATVHRELAAAGAYVAFDTVGKESYQSDATRLRLLLALLEAGHADRVLLSCDISRHSYLVGEGGHGYGHLFRSFLPRLRMAGADDELIDLLTRRNPLRFLTGGDGAAGQPVRRGATVPLPESGLADREAPT; from the coding sequence ATGAACTCTCTCCTGAGGACCGTCACCGGCCCGCTGTCCGTAACCGCCGTGCGGGGCCCCGTGCTCGCCCACGAGCACCTGGCCCTCGACCTTTCCCGCCCCACCGACCGTACGGCTTCGCTGACGGCCCGGCATGCCCTAGCGGTGGCCGACGAACTGGCCGGTCTGCGTCGCCAGTTCGGGCTGTCGCTCGTAGTCGAGCTGACCTGTCGGGGCATGGGGCGGGACCCCGCTGCGCTGGCTCGTATTTCCTGGGCGTCCGGGGTCGCGGTCGTGGCAGGCACCGGGTGGTATCACGAAGCCTTCCATCCGGCCGAGGTGGCGGGCGCGAGCGTCGAGGAGCTGGCGGACAGGCTGGTCGAGGAGATCGAAGGCGGCATGGGCGCCGATGGGCCCTCCCCCGGTGTCATCGGGGAGGTCGGCAGCCACGGGGACCGGCCGAGCGAGCCGGAGGTCCGTACGCTCACCGCGGCCGCCCGCGCCGCCGTGGCCACGGGTCTGTCGCTGGCCACCCACGCACAGCTGGGGCGCGGCGGCCTCGCCCAGTTGGAGGTGCTGACCGCGGCCGGTCTGGAGCCGCGCCGAATCAGTGTCGGTCACCAGGATCTGTTCGACGACGCCACGGTCCATCGGGAGCTGGCGGCGGCGGGCGCGTACGTCGCCTTCGACACCGTCGGGAAGGAGAGCTATCAGAGCGACGCGACCCGGCTGCGGCTGCTGCTCGCATTGCTGGAGGCCGGGCACGCCGACCGCGTACTGCTCAGCTGCGACATCTCGCGGCACAGCTATCTGGTCGGCGAGGGCGGTCATGGGTACGGGCATCTGTTCCGGTCGTTTCTGCCGCGCCTACGGATGGCCGGAGCCGACGACGAGCTGATCGATCTTCTGACCCGCCGCAATCCGTTGCGCTTCCTCACGGGCGGGGATGGGGCGGCCGGGCAGCCGGTTCGGCGCGGGGCCACGGTTCCGCTCCCGGAAAGCGGCTTGGCAGATAGGGAGGCGCCGACATGA
- a CDS encoding PRD domain-containing protein yields the protein MEALLARRIQLFVESGQVRPEVAAFVRAELEVLAAEGCAVTEDSAGMLTSHLLMALTRLQDGEPVEEFRTDDVAAAELADHPRAVRRARAVSIRAERALGVPLPESELNFLAMHFAVLRRDTP from the coding sequence ATGGAAGCCTTGCTCGCGCGACGGATCCAGCTCTTCGTGGAGAGCGGTCAGGTACGGCCCGAGGTCGCCGCGTTCGTCCGGGCCGAACTGGAAGTACTGGCCGCCGAGGGGTGCGCGGTCACCGAGGACTCCGCGGGCATGCTCACCAGCCATCTGCTGATGGCGCTGACCCGGTTGCAGGACGGCGAGCCGGTGGAGGAATTCCGCACCGATGACGTGGCTGCCGCGGAGCTGGCGGACCATCCCCGAGCCGTCCGGCGGGCCCGTGCCGTCTCCATACGGGCCGAGCGCGCCCTCGGCGTCCCGCTTCCCGAGTCCGAGCTCAATTTCCTGGCGATGCACTTCGCCGTACTGCGAAGGGACACACCATGA
- the yhfZ gene encoding GntR family transcriptional regulator YhfZ yields MNSIDERFLTRNGHAARRLAALLINQPTEGEGARLPRVRDLAAELGVGNGTVQAALQLLEESGAMDTVARGHLGTFLVRADRAILWRLAGLGTVLAAMPLPHSRRREGLATGLRGAFEKTGAPFAITFMRGAATRVGALLDGKVDLAVLSRFAADALMEQHPIDLIADLGPATYAGAHGLLLRHGVQPDSEGLRVAVDNTSEDQRALAERAFAGRTDVTWLESSFMQLYDLFALDRADATVWNLDEVPGQLAGEVDVLPLDVEITGDFSPRSSSAALIARKEGSEALTAVSGALDLEAVTSLQTEVLRGERMPSY; encoded by the coding sequence ATGAACAGCATCGACGAACGGTTCCTGACCCGCAACGGACACGCCGCCCGACGGCTCGCCGCCCTCCTGATCAATCAGCCCACCGAGGGCGAGGGCGCACGACTCCCCCGCGTACGCGACCTGGCCGCGGAGCTCGGGGTCGGCAACGGCACGGTGCAGGCCGCGCTCCAACTCCTGGAGGAATCAGGGGCGATGGACACGGTGGCCCGCGGACATCTCGGCACCTTCCTGGTCCGTGCCGACCGCGCCATACTGTGGCGCCTCGCGGGGCTGGGCACCGTCCTCGCCGCGATGCCGTTGCCCCACTCGCGTCGTCGCGAGGGCCTGGCGACCGGCTTGCGCGGCGCGTTCGAGAAGACCGGCGCGCCTTTCGCGATCACCTTCATGCGCGGTGCGGCGACCCGCGTGGGAGCTCTGCTGGACGGGAAGGTCGACCTGGCGGTGCTGTCCCGCTTCGCCGCCGACGCACTGATGGAGCAGCATCCGATCGACTTGATCGCTGATCTTGGGCCGGCCACCTACGCCGGAGCCCACGGGCTGCTGCTGCGGCACGGCGTCCAGCCCGACAGCGAGGGTCTGCGGGTCGCGGTGGACAACACATCGGAAGATCAACGGGCCCTGGCCGAGCGGGCGTTCGCGGGCCGGACGGACGTGACCTGGCTGGAGAGTTCGTTCATGCAGTTGTACGACCTGTTCGCGCTGGACCGCGCCGACGCCACTGTCTGGAACCTCGACGAGGTACCAGGGCAGCTGGCCGGAGAGGTGGATGTGCTGCCGCTCGACGTCGAGATCACCGGCGATTTCTCACCCCGTAGTTCCAGCGCGGCACTGATAGCCCGGAAGGAGGGCAGCGAGGCGCTGACAGCGGTGAGCGGGGCGCTCGACCTGGAGGCGGTCACCAGCTTGCAGACCGAGGTGCTGCGAGGGGAGCGCATGCCTTCCTACTGA
- a CDS encoding YhfT family protein — MSSTALAASTGLDFSLAQQLAVIALCALTAFLAHLALAVFNDGVRPFLLDFVQGRTTRSATTAVSFGLSAGFIFGLGAPMALASGVLNPWLLFLPTDILGLLAPKKWLAPLLGGAWGGVVVFGLRGANNLAHDLPVDFLTALQQMATPILFLFTLFPVLAITKQFGKLLGGLAGVVELALVVLTMKVWPDVFAGAPAMAVGVLLLIGFAVARDVRQRRAAERAVAGMVSPTGEEAPVVTAGRPSEDVDPMASLFGASAARLRRHLPLFMVLGAGICLLSQLHVFGGGEATSFLVAKGQYAEAAQVDLYRSLGFIPLIATTALASGAYGIVGFTLVYPIGYLLPSPWPALVCGALVFAAEVLALSWIGKALGRLPSVRDSSEHLRGAIGDTLHLAILFGSMLAAHAMGGGLGILIASGLYLLNEATGRVVVRMAAAPAAVVVTGIVLNVFYWLGLFTPIKT, encoded by the coding sequence GTGAGCAGCACCGCCCTCGCCGCGAGCACCGGGCTCGACTTCTCGCTCGCGCAGCAACTGGCCGTCATAGCGCTGTGCGCCCTGACCGCCTTTCTCGCGCACCTGGCACTGGCCGTCTTCAACGACGGTGTCCGGCCCTTCCTGCTCGACTTCGTCCAGGGCCGTACGACCCGGAGCGCCACCACGGCGGTGTCCTTCGGACTCTCCGCCGGGTTCATCTTCGGGCTGGGCGCGCCGATGGCGCTCGCCTCCGGGGTGCTCAACCCCTGGCTGCTGTTTCTGCCCACCGACATTTTGGGGCTCCTCGCGCCGAAGAAGTGGCTCGCCCCGCTGTTGGGCGGCGCATGGGGCGGCGTGGTCGTGTTCGGTCTGAGGGGCGCCAACAACCTCGCGCACGATCTCCCGGTCGACTTCCTGACAGCCCTGCAACAGATGGCGACGCCAATCCTCTTTCTCTTCACGCTGTTTCCGGTACTGGCGATCACCAAGCAGTTCGGGAAGCTGCTCGGCGGCCTGGCCGGTGTGGTGGAGCTGGCACTGGTCGTGCTGACGATGAAGGTGTGGCCCGACGTGTTCGCGGGGGCGCCGGCCATGGCGGTCGGTGTGTTGCTCCTCATCGGCTTCGCGGTGGCCAGGGACGTAAGGCAGCGCCGGGCGGCGGAGCGGGCCGTCGCGGGCATGGTGTCACCAACAGGCGAAGAGGCCCCGGTGGTCACGGCCGGCAGACCGTCCGAAGACGTGGATCCCATGGCGTCGTTGTTCGGGGCCAGTGCGGCCCGGCTGCGCCGACACCTGCCGTTGTTCATGGTGCTGGGCGCGGGGATCTGTCTGCTGAGCCAGCTACATGTGTTCGGCGGCGGGGAGGCGACCAGCTTCCTGGTCGCCAAGGGGCAGTACGCGGAGGCCGCACAGGTCGACCTCTACCGGTCCCTCGGGTTCATTCCGTTGATCGCCACCACCGCGCTGGCTTCCGGCGCGTACGGCATCGTCGGCTTCACCCTCGTCTACCCCATCGGCTATCTGCTGCCGAGCCCCTGGCCGGCCTTGGTCTGCGGTGCCCTGGTCTTCGCCGCCGAGGTGCTGGCGCTGAGCTGGATCGGCAAGGCGCTGGGCAGGCTGCCGTCGGTGCGCGACTCCTCGGAGCATCTGCGCGGCGCCATCGGCGACACCCTGCACCTGGCGATTCTCTTCGGTTCCATGTTGGCGGCCCATGCCATGGGCGGCGGGCTCGGGATTCTCATAGCCAGCGGCCTCTACCTGCTGAACGAGGCCACGGGCCGGGTGGTGGTCCGGATGGCTGCCGCACCCGCCGCGGTCGTGGTGACCGGCATCGTCCTCAACGTTTTCTACTGGCTGGGCCTCTTCACCCCGATCAAGACCTGA
- a CDS encoding aminotransferase class V-fold PLP-dependent enzyme: MSVRLPRTFPLPTVALEDAVANQFRLMECVARHFEGRQLFEADAGVVPGLGRPRTTARVETVLAEFLGAPAAALVQGAGTGAIRAALGAVLDAGDPLLVHRAPVYRTTGVTLRGLGVETVEADFNDRAALDRALASGRFRWAFVQHSRQRVADSHDPGEVLAACRAAGVRTIVDDNYAVFRVPRCGVELGADASCFSLFKLHGPEGVGLVVGARDLVGRVHDANYSGGGQVQGHQALDALRALSHVPVMWSVQSRVGTEIAERLAAGEVPGVAEVRIANVQDRCLLVRLDRPVARAVPDAAARYGAAPYPVGANSRYEIAPLFYRMSRSALEDAPELADWTVRINPMRAGADLVIDILRRALHDLRDVDGNGRPAAAAPVRARGLVPTPVSDAASSSTPRPVHSAHGSRDQQEGG; this comes from the coding sequence ATGAGCGTGCGATTGCCCCGGACGTTTCCGTTGCCGACGGTCGCGTTGGAGGACGCGGTGGCGAACCAGTTCCGGCTGATGGAATGCGTCGCCCGGCATTTTGAGGGCCGACAGCTCTTTGAGGCGGATGCGGGGGTGGTGCCGGGGCTGGGGCGTCCACGTACCACCGCGCGGGTCGAGACCGTTCTCGCGGAGTTCTTAGGAGCTCCGGCCGCGGCGCTGGTGCAGGGCGCGGGCACGGGCGCCATCCGGGCCGCGCTCGGCGCCGTGCTCGATGCGGGCGATCCGCTGCTCGTGCACCGCGCGCCGGTCTACCGCACCACCGGTGTCACCTTGCGCGGGCTGGGGGTGGAGACGGTCGAGGCGGATTTCAACGACCGTGCCGCATTGGACCGGGCGCTGGCGTCCGGACGGTTCCGGTGGGCGTTCGTCCAGCACAGCCGGCAGCGGGTGGCGGATTCCCACGACCCGGGCGAGGTGCTCGCCGCCTGCCGGGCCGCCGGTGTGCGCACCATCGTGGACGACAACTACGCGGTCTTCCGGGTGCCGCGATGCGGTGTGGAACTGGGCGCGGACGCTTCCTGTTTCTCACTGTTCAAGCTGCACGGCCCGGAGGGGGTGGGCCTTGTGGTCGGAGCGCGGGATCTGGTGGGGCGGGTGCATGACGCCAACTACTCCGGCGGCGGCCAGGTGCAAGGCCACCAGGCACTGGATGCGCTGCGGGCGCTCAGCCACGTACCGGTGATGTGGTCGGTGCAGTCCAGGGTGGGTACGGAGATCGCCGAGCGGCTGGCGGCGGGGGAGGTGCCCGGGGTCGCCGAGGTGCGGATCGCCAATGTCCAGGACCGTTGTCTACTGGTCCGGCTGGACCGGCCGGTCGCCCGCGCGGTGCCGGACGCCGCAGCCCGGTACGGCGCCGCCCCGTACCCCGTAGGCGCCAACTCCCGCTACGAGATCGCACCGCTCTTCTACCGGATGTCCCGGTCCGCCCTGGAGGACGCGCCGGAGCTGGCCGACTGGACGGTGCGGATCAACCCGATGCGAGCGGGCGCGGACCTGGTGATCGACATCCTCCGGCGTGCCCTGCACGATCTGCGCGACGTTGACGGGAACGGCCGTCCGGCCGCCGCCGCTCCCGTACGTGCACGCGGTCTCGTGCCGACGCCAGTGTCCGATGCCGCCTCCTCCAGCACCCCACGCCCCGTGCACAGCGCGCACGGCTCCCGCGATCAACAGGAAGGAGGCTGA
- a CDS encoding RNA-binding protein, whose amino-acid sequence MLEEALEHLVKGIVDNPDDVQVASRTLRRGRVLEVRVHPDDLGKVIGRNGRTARALRTVVGAIGGRGIRVDLVDVDQVR is encoded by the coding sequence ATGCTCGAGGAGGCCCTCGAGCACCTCGTAAAGGGCATCGTCGACAACCCCGACGACGTGCAGGTCGCCTCGCGCACCCTGCGCCGCGGGCGCGTGCTGGAGGTCCGGGTCCACCCCGACGACCTCGGCAAGGTGATCGGCCGCAACGGCCGCACCGCGCGTGCCCTGCGGACGGTCGTAGGCGCCATCGGCGGGCGTGGCATCCGGGTCGACCTCGTCGACGTGGACCAGGTCCGCTGA
- a CDS encoding DUF2620 family protein: MTTILTGGVGKTEVADAVRRLAPPGVEVAVSNDMDAVALLRAGRADYFLGTCQTGAGASLGVLVGLMGAATCHTFGRSVPSGEEINTLLDQGKRVFGFAVDQVDVITPALVGAITARA; the protein is encoded by the coding sequence ATGACGACCATCCTCACCGGCGGTGTCGGCAAGACCGAGGTCGCGGACGCGGTACGGCGGCTGGCGCCGCCCGGCGTCGAGGTCGCGGTCAGCAACGACATGGATGCCGTGGCACTGTTGCGGGCCGGCCGGGCCGACTACTTCCTGGGCACCTGCCAGACCGGGGCCGGGGCGTCGCTGGGCGTGCTGGTCGGGCTGATGGGCGCCGCCACCTGTCACACCTTCGGCCGCTCCGTCCCCTCCGGGGAAGAAATCAACACCTTGCTGGACCAAGGCAAGAGAGTGTTCGGCTTCGCCGTGGACCAGGTCGATGTGATCACGCCGGCGCTGGTCGGGGCCATAACCGCCCGAGCCTGA
- a CDS encoding methyltransferase domain-containing protein produces the protein MTPTLVRHHLRQSGSPGSYGSIAPADPCTRARDWAEIQERMLVPLYEAVYDRMDVGPHTKLLGLGCGSGLALLIAAARGAQVCGVDLDEQRLDLARERLAPDPAREARASATRATVLACGGPERTADPGGGAFNIVTAFHPVGCVSSIEGLTASLVTAAGLTERGSPVVLGGWGPVERCATASVLRVAQRLADPLRTAGGWRPSGRDDLEELAGRVGLRPDGSGRVACPFGYGDLPSAVRGLLSTGLFDAALEVTDQAQVEKELSEALHPHQRPDGTVWMPNVFRYLIART, from the coding sequence ATGACACCCACGCTCGTACGGCATCACCTCCGGCAGTCCGGCTCTCCCGGTTCGTACGGCTCCATCGCACCGGCCGACCCCTGCACTCGCGCCCGTGACTGGGCCGAGATCCAGGAACGGATGCTGGTGCCGCTGTACGAGGCCGTCTACGACCGGATGGATGTCGGGCCGCACACCAAACTGCTGGGCCTGGGCTGTGGTTCCGGGCTCGCGCTGCTGATCGCCGCCGCCCGCGGCGCGCAGGTCTGCGGCGTGGACCTGGACGAGCAACGACTGGATCTCGCGCGGGAACGGCTGGCGCCCGACCCCGCGCGTGAGGCCCGGGCCAGCGCGACGCGCGCCACCGTGCTGGCGTGCGGCGGCCCGGAGCGGACGGCGGACCCCGGCGGCGGCGCGTTCAACATCGTGACGGCCTTTCACCCGGTGGGCTGCGTCAGCAGTATCGAGGGCCTGACCGCTTCCCTGGTGACGGCGGCCGGGCTCACGGAACGCGGCAGTCCCGTGGTGCTGGGCGGCTGGGGGCCGGTGGAGAGGTGCGCCACGGCGAGCGTGCTGCGGGTGGCCCAGCGGCTGGCCGATCCCTTGCGCACGGCGGGCGGCTGGCGGCCCAGCGGCCGGGACGACCTTGAGGAACTGGCCGGCAGGGTGGGGCTGCGGCCCGATGGTTCGGGGCGGGTGGCTTGCCCGTTCGGCTACGGCGACCTGCCGAGCGCGGTACGCGGGCTGCTGTCCACGGGGCTGTTCGACGCGGCGCTGGAGGTCACCGACCAGGCCCAGGTGGAGAAGGAGCTGAGCGAGGCGCTGCATCCGCACCAGCGTCCGGACGGCACGGTCTGGATGCCGAATGTGTTCCGCTATCTCATCGCCCGCACGTGA
- the rimM gene encoding ribosome maturation factor RimM (Essential for efficient processing of 16S rRNA) has product MQLVVARIGRAHGIKGEVTVEVRTDEPELRLAPGAVLATDPPTTGPLTIETGRVHSGRLLLRFEGVHDRTGAEALRNTLLIAEVDPEEVPEDPEEFYDHQLIDLDVVTTDGTPVGRIAEISHLPYQDLLIVRRPDGGEIMIPFVSEIVPEIDLAEQKAVVDPPVGLLDDRQAEVASARDAGEDV; this is encoded by the coding sequence GTGCAGCTGGTAGTCGCGCGGATCGGCCGCGCCCACGGCATCAAGGGCGAGGTCACCGTCGAGGTGCGGACCGACGAGCCGGAACTGCGGCTCGCGCCCGGCGCCGTACTCGCCACGGACCCGCCCACCACCGGCCCGCTCACCATCGAGACCGGCCGGGTGCACAGCGGGCGCCTGCTGCTGCGCTTCGAGGGCGTCCACGACCGTACGGGCGCCGAGGCGCTGCGCAACACGCTGCTGATCGCGGAGGTCGACCCCGAAGAGGTCCCCGAGGACCCCGAAGAGTTCTACGACCACCAGCTCATCGACCTCGACGTGGTCACCACCGACGGCACACCCGTCGGGCGCATCGCCGAGATCTCCCACCTGCCCTATCAGGACCTGCTGATCGTCCGCCGCCCGGACGGCGGCGAGATCATGATCCCGTTCGTCTCGGAGATCGTGCCGGAGATCGACCTGGCGGAGCAGAAGGCGGTCGTCGACCCGCCGGTCGGCCTGCTCGACGACCGCCAGGCCGAGGTGGCCTCGGCCCGTGACGCGGGCGAGGACGTGTGA